From Pelmatolapia mariae isolate MD_Pm_ZW linkage group LG1, Pm_UMD_F_2, whole genome shotgun sequence, one genomic window encodes:
- the kars1 gene encoding lysine--tRNA ligase isoform X1 gives MLCLVRAARQQLCQAFGVRGQWLKYAPPCTATSPAQIYGNRWRGDKSELKRRMKAEKKAAEKEAKVKEQVEQKKESNDQGTQNALDEETLDPNQYFKIRTQAIQELKGTAEDPYPHKFNVDLSLTEFIEKYNNLQPGDQLTDVVLSVSGRIHAKRASGAKLLFYDLRGEGVKLQVMANSRNYKSEEDFVAINNKLRRGDIIGVRGNPGKTKKGELSIIPIEMTLLSPCLHMLPHLHFGLKDKETRFRQRYLDLILNDHVRQKFITRAKIITYLRSFLDQLGFLEVETPMMNIIPGGAVARPFVTYHNELDMNLYMRIAPELYHKMLVVGGIDRVYEVGRQFRNEGIDLTHNPEFTTCEFYMAYADYDDLMELTEKLLSGMVKHITGGYKVTYHPDGPEGQAYEIDFTPPFKRVSMTHELEKILGVKFPPADSYDSDETRKFFDDLCGQKGVECPPPRTTARLLDKLVGDFLEVTCINPTYICNHPQIMSPLAKWHRNQKGLTERFELFVMKKEICNAYTELNDPIRQRELFEQQAKAKAEGDDEAMFIDETFCTALEYGLPPTAGWGMGLDRLTMFLTDSNNIKEVLLFPAMKPDDNKTAAPSEGTSV, from the exons ATGCTGTGTCTGGTCAGGGCAGCCAGGCAGCAGCTGTGCCAAGCCTTTGGGGTCAGGGGGCAGTGGTTAAAATATGCACCCCCATGTACAGCTACAAGCCCAGCTCAGATTTACGGGAACCGCTGGAGAGGTGACAAAAG TGAGCTGAAGAGGCGAATGAAAGCCGAGAAAAAGGCAGCTGAGAAAGAAGCCAAGGTCAAAGAGCAGGTGgagcaaaaaaaagaatcaaatgacCAGGGAACACAAAATGCCTTGGATGAGGAGACGCTTGACCCcaat CAATACTTTAAGATCCGCACTCAAGCCATCCAGGAGTTGAAGGGGACAGCGGAGGACCCTTACCCGCACAAGTTTAATGTGGACCTGTCGCTTACAGAGTTCATTGAGAAATACAATAATCTACAGCCTGGAGACCAGCTGACAGATGTTGTTCTCAGCGTGTCAG GCCGCATCCATGCTAAGAGGGCTTCAGGTGCCAAGCTGCTGTTCTATGACTTGCGAGGTGAAGGAGTGAAATTGCAAGTTATGGCAAATTCAAG aaacTACAAGTCTGAGGAGGACTTTGTGGCCATTAACAACAAACTGCGCCGTGGTGACATCATTGGTGTCCGCGGTAACCCAGGAAAGACCAAGAAAGGGGAGCTGAGTATCATTCCCATTGAGATGACTCTACTGTCACCATGTTTGCACATGCTACCCCacctccactttggtctcaaaGACAAG GAAACACGATTCCGCCAGCGCTACTTGGATCTGATTCTCAATGACCACGTGAGGCAGAAGTTTATAACTCGCGCCAAAATCATCACATATCTACGCAGCTTCCTAGACCAGTTGGGGTTTTTGGAG gtTGAGACACCAATGATGAATATTATTCCTGGTGGTGCAGTGGCCCGCCCATTCGTTACTTATCATAACGAACTGGACATGAACCTGTATATGAGGATTGCTCCTGAGCTCTACCACAAG ATGCTCGTAGTCGGTGGCATAGACAGAGTGTACGAGGTTGGCCGTCAGTTCAGGAATGAAGGCATTGATCTTACTCATAATCCAGAGTTCACCACCTGTGAATTCTATATGGCATATGCTGATTATGACGACTTGATGGAATTGACGGAGAAGCTACTCTCAG GAATGGTGAAGCACATCACTGGAGGATACAAGGTGACTTATCACCCTGATGGTCCAGAGGGACAGGCCTATGAGATTGACTTCACTCCACCATTCAAAAGAGTAAGCATGACTCATGAGCTGGAGAAGATTTTGGGAGTGAAGTTCCCTCCTGCTGACAGCTATGACAGTGATG agaCACGTAAATTCTTTGACGACCTGTGTGGCCAGAAAGGAGTTGAATGTCCTCCACCCAGGACCACTGCCCGTCTCCTTGACAAG TTGGTTGGAGACTTCCTAGAGGTCACTTGTATCAACCCAACATATATCTGTAATCACCCACAAATCATGAGCCCTTTAGCAAAATG GCACAGAAACCAGAAAGGGCTAACTGAGCGTTTCGAGCTCTTTGTGATGAAGAAAGAAATCTGCAATGCTTACACTGAGCTGAACGATCCGATTAGACAGAGGGAGCTGTTTGAGCAGCAAGCCAAG GCCAAAGCTGAAGGCGATGATGAAGCCATGTTCATCGATGAGACCTTCTGCACAGCTCTGGAATACGGTCTGCCACCAACTGCTGGATGGGGCATGGGCCTCGATCGTCTCACCATGTTCCTCACTGACTCCAACAACATCAAG GAGGTGTTGCTGTTCCCAGCCATGAAGCCTGATGACAATAAGACAGCAGCACCATCAGAGGGCACCTCCGTCTAA
- the kars1 gene encoding lysine--tRNA ligase isoform X2, producing the protein MSVALSERCIKNMADVKTVDGDKLSKNELKRRMKAEKKAAEKEAKVKEQVEQKKESNDQGTQNALDEETLDPNQYFKIRTQAIQELKGTAEDPYPHKFNVDLSLTEFIEKYNNLQPGDQLTDVVLSVSGRIHAKRASGAKLLFYDLRGEGVKLQVMANSRNYKSEEDFVAINNKLRRGDIIGVRGNPGKTKKGELSIIPIEMTLLSPCLHMLPHLHFGLKDKETRFRQRYLDLILNDHVRQKFITRAKIITYLRSFLDQLGFLEVETPMMNIIPGGAVARPFVTYHNELDMNLYMRIAPELYHKMLVVGGIDRVYEVGRQFRNEGIDLTHNPEFTTCEFYMAYADYDDLMELTEKLLSGMVKHITGGYKVTYHPDGPEGQAYEIDFTPPFKRVSMTHELEKILGVKFPPADSYDSDETRKFFDDLCGQKGVECPPPRTTARLLDKLVGDFLEVTCINPTYICNHPQIMSPLAKWHRNQKGLTERFELFVMKKEICNAYTELNDPIRQRELFEQQAKAKAEGDDEAMFIDETFCTALEYGLPPTAGWGMGLDRLTMFLTDSNNIKEVLLFPAMKPDDNKTAAPSEGTSV; encoded by the exons ATGTCAGTTGCTCTTTCTGAGCGTTGCATCAAGAACATGGCAGACGTGAAGACGGTGGACGGAGACAAACTCAGCAAAAA TGAGCTGAAGAGGCGAATGAAAGCCGAGAAAAAGGCAGCTGAGAAAGAAGCCAAGGTCAAAGAGCAGGTGgagcaaaaaaaagaatcaaatgacCAGGGAACACAAAATGCCTTGGATGAGGAGACGCTTGACCCcaat CAATACTTTAAGATCCGCACTCAAGCCATCCAGGAGTTGAAGGGGACAGCGGAGGACCCTTACCCGCACAAGTTTAATGTGGACCTGTCGCTTACAGAGTTCATTGAGAAATACAATAATCTACAGCCTGGAGACCAGCTGACAGATGTTGTTCTCAGCGTGTCAG GCCGCATCCATGCTAAGAGGGCTTCAGGTGCCAAGCTGCTGTTCTATGACTTGCGAGGTGAAGGAGTGAAATTGCAAGTTATGGCAAATTCAAG aaacTACAAGTCTGAGGAGGACTTTGTGGCCATTAACAACAAACTGCGCCGTGGTGACATCATTGGTGTCCGCGGTAACCCAGGAAAGACCAAGAAAGGGGAGCTGAGTATCATTCCCATTGAGATGACTCTACTGTCACCATGTTTGCACATGCTACCCCacctccactttggtctcaaaGACAAG GAAACACGATTCCGCCAGCGCTACTTGGATCTGATTCTCAATGACCACGTGAGGCAGAAGTTTATAACTCGCGCCAAAATCATCACATATCTACGCAGCTTCCTAGACCAGTTGGGGTTTTTGGAG gtTGAGACACCAATGATGAATATTATTCCTGGTGGTGCAGTGGCCCGCCCATTCGTTACTTATCATAACGAACTGGACATGAACCTGTATATGAGGATTGCTCCTGAGCTCTACCACAAG ATGCTCGTAGTCGGTGGCATAGACAGAGTGTACGAGGTTGGCCGTCAGTTCAGGAATGAAGGCATTGATCTTACTCATAATCCAGAGTTCACCACCTGTGAATTCTATATGGCATATGCTGATTATGACGACTTGATGGAATTGACGGAGAAGCTACTCTCAG GAATGGTGAAGCACATCACTGGAGGATACAAGGTGACTTATCACCCTGATGGTCCAGAGGGACAGGCCTATGAGATTGACTTCACTCCACCATTCAAAAGAGTAAGCATGACTCATGAGCTGGAGAAGATTTTGGGAGTGAAGTTCCCTCCTGCTGACAGCTATGACAGTGATG agaCACGTAAATTCTTTGACGACCTGTGTGGCCAGAAAGGAGTTGAATGTCCTCCACCCAGGACCACTGCCCGTCTCCTTGACAAG TTGGTTGGAGACTTCCTAGAGGTCACTTGTATCAACCCAACATATATCTGTAATCACCCACAAATCATGAGCCCTTTAGCAAAATG GCACAGAAACCAGAAAGGGCTAACTGAGCGTTTCGAGCTCTTTGTGATGAAGAAAGAAATCTGCAATGCTTACACTGAGCTGAACGATCCGATTAGACAGAGGGAGCTGTTTGAGCAGCAAGCCAAG GCCAAAGCTGAAGGCGATGATGAAGCCATGTTCATCGATGAGACCTTCTGCACAGCTCTGGAATACGGTCTGCCACCAACTGCTGGATGGGGCATGGGCCTCGATCGTCTCACCATGTTCCTCACTGACTCCAACAACATCAAG GAGGTGTTGCTGTTCCCAGCCATGAAGCCTGATGACAATAAGACAGCAGCACCATCAGAGGGCACCTCCGTCTAA